One window of the Shewanella khirikhana genome contains the following:
- a CDS encoding M24 family metallopeptidase, which produces MTIGVGGLTAEQALARLSDMTHGVEPIAVAEFQERINKAQGLMKSLGLDAVYLNAGTNLYYFTGTRWYASERMVGAILPAEGALEYIAPAFELDTLKGYMAIKGEVNTWHEDESPYQLFGAVLARLGLTQGRVGMDESAAFFISEGIRDANPELKVVSAKGVTAGCRMQKSATELALMQRAKDMTLEVHKAAAAMLRPGISVGEVEAFIDAAHRKVGAAAGSYFCIVLFGEDTAYPHGVKDPKALAEGDTVLIDTGCQLYGYNSDITRTYVYGTPSARQRELWNLEKQVQAAAFEAARLGAPCGSVDKAARSVLEAAGFGPGYAVPGLPHRTGHGIGLDIHEWPYLVANDTTPLAPGMCFSNEPMLCVPGEFGVRHEDHFYMTALGPKWFTQPSYSIDDPFGLEV; this is translated from the coding sequence ATGACCATAGGTGTAGGCGGGTTAACCGCAGAGCAGGCACTGGCCAGGCTCAGTGACATGACCCACGGGGTTGAGCCCATCGCGGTGGCAGAGTTCCAGGAGCGTATCAACAAGGCGCAGGGCTTGATGAAGTCGCTGGGTTTGGATGCGGTTTACCTCAATGCAGGCACCAATCTTTACTACTTCACCGGCACCCGCTGGTACGCCAGCGAACGCATGGTGGGTGCCATTCTGCCCGCCGAAGGGGCGCTGGAATACATAGCGCCGGCCTTTGAGCTCGATACCCTCAAAGGCTACATGGCCATAAAGGGTGAGGTAAACACCTGGCATGAGGATGAAAGCCCATATCAGCTGTTTGGCGCAGTGCTTGCGCGCCTCGGTCTCACGCAGGGCAGGGTGGGCATGGATGAGTCGGCGGCCTTTTTTATCAGCGAAGGCATTCGTGATGCCAACCCGGAACTTAAGGTCGTCAGTGCCAAGGGCGTGACTGCCGGATGCCGGATGCAAAAATCCGCCACTGAGCTTGCGCTGATGCAGCGTGCCAAGGACATGACCCTGGAAGTGCACAAGGCGGCTGCGGCCATGCTGCGCCCCGGCATTAGCGTTGGTGAAGTGGAAGCCTTTATCGATGCCGCGCACCGCAAGGTTGGGGCGGCGGCGGGCTCTTATTTCTGCATCGTACTTTTTGGCGAAGACACCGCCTATCCCCATGGCGTTAAGGATCCCAAAGCGCTGGCTGAGGGCGATACCGTGCTGATTGACACCGGCTGTCAGCTCTATGGTTACAACTCAGATATCACCCGCACCTATGTCTATGGCACCCCAAGTGCGCGTCAGCGTGAGCTGTGGAACCTGGAAAAGCAGGTGCAGGCAGCGGCTTTTGAAGCAGCAAGATTGGGCGCGCCCTGTGGCAGCGTCGATAAGGCCGCCCGCAGTGTGCTCGAGGCCGCAGGCTTTGGCCCCGGCTACGCCGTGCCGGGTCTGCCACACCGCACCGGCCATGGCATAGGGCTGGATATTCACGAATGGCCTTATCTGGTGGCAAACGACACCACGCCGCTGGCGCCGGGCATGTGTTTTTCCAACGAGCCCATGTTGTGTGTGCCGGGGGAATTTGGGGTGCGCCACGAGGATCACTTCTATATGACGGCGTTGGGGCCAAAGTGGTTTACTCAGCCTTCTTACTCCATTGATGACCCGTTCGGACTCGAGGTCTGA
- a CDS encoding malate synthase, protein MMNTHSNQQHLTHFIGEAIAAVVNGAKRGVSLESATEFLDRRFPLTRGSHKAVKSYVVYYQHLLAFFEDGSHSGLETPSQFVALCGHKESPAAILLKSGDIHVEMTLDKNGSMGAANPAHIDDIQVESPGFCLRDSDECATEAVSQCRNWLSLLHTEPCNDSCRQSHDRRFTAKDGSDYCLPSLGLF, encoded by the coding sequence ATGATGAATACCCATAGCAATCAGCAACATCTGACACACTTCATCGGGGAAGCCATTGCCGCCGTGGTCAATGGCGCCAAACGGGGCGTGAGCCTGGAGAGTGCTACCGAGTTTCTGGATAGACGCTTTCCGCTGACCCGAGGCTCCCACAAGGCCGTAAAAAGCTATGTCGTTTACTATCAGCACCTGCTGGCCTTCTTTGAAGATGGCAGCCACAGTGGCCTGGAAACCCCTTCGCAGTTTGTCGCCCTGTGTGGCCACAAGGAAAGCCCAGCAGCCATCTTACTGAAATCCGGCGACATTCACGTTGAAATGACCCTGGATAAAAACGGCTCCATGGGCGCCGCCAATCCGGCTCACATCGACGATATTCAGGTTGAATCTCCCGGCTTTTGTCTGCGTGACAGCGATGAGTGTGCCACGGAAGCCGTGAGCCAGTGCCGCAATTGGTTGAGCTTGCTGCACACCGAGCCTTGCAACGACAGTTGCCGCCAGAGCCACGATCGCCGCTTTACCGCCAAAGATGGCAGCGACTATTGCCTGCCTTCATTGGGGCTGTTTTAA
- a CDS encoding ROK family protein yields the protein MQRLTLDVGGTNGLFELRHEGHTEQYKFPTGDGFSIRDLNEQIQAFEQDFGLGNYRLAIAVPGLVRDNRLVTCKSLPGLTGLNPSHIQCSGELAFIVNDMDAGIQAIADPRHDCEVLVMCGAGLGMAIAMNGRVFSGASGFAGELGHCRIMTEGGEFSLEQLASAELLRGRKQAPADELNQGGMYLGMGLAWVVNLFNPNRIWLAGSMMNSADFYKGCMSSLRDMALGAPMANCQVHRVDDMETLVCRGLAAMLDKQES from the coding sequence ATGCAAAGGTTAACACTCGATGTGGGGGGAACCAACGGCCTGTTTGAACTCAGGCACGAAGGTCACACAGAACAATACAAATTCCCCACCGGTGATGGTTTCTCAATCCGTGATTTGAACGAGCAGATCCAGGCGTTCGAGCAGGACTTTGGCCTTGGCAATTATCGCCTCGCCATTGCCGTGCCCGGTCTGGTGCGGGACAACCGCCTGGTCACCTGCAAGTCGCTGCCCGGGCTGACCGGGCTGAATCCATCACACATCCAATGCAGTGGTGAGCTCGCCTTTATCGTCAACGATATGGACGCGGGTATACAAGCCATTGCCGATCCCCGTCACGACTGCGAAGTGCTGGTGATGTGCGGCGCCGGGCTGGGCATGGCGATTGCCATGAACGGCCGGGTATTCAGCGGCGCCAGCGGCTTTGCAGGCGAATTGGGACACTGCCGGATCATGACGGAAGGCGGTGAATTTTCCCTTGAGCAGCTGGCATCGGCCGAACTGCTGCGTGGCCGCAAACAGGCACCTGCCGATGAACTCAACCAGGGCGGTATGTACCTGGGTATGGGGCTGGCGTGGGTGGTCAACCTGTTCAATCCCAACCGGATTTGGCTGGCGGGCAGCATGATGAACAGTGCCGATTTCTACAAGGGCTGTATGAGCAGCCTGCGGGATATGGCATTGGGCGCGCCCATGGCCAACTGCCAGGTGCACAGGGTGGATGATATGGAAACCCTGGTGTGCCGCGGATTGGCCGCCATGCTGGATAAGCAGGAAAGCTAA
- a CDS encoding aminopeptidase P family protein produces the protein MSAIPTTEIAKRLDAIRTEMAASRLDAFIIPRADEYLGEYVPEHNERLLWATGFTGSAGMAIVMKDTAAIFVDGRYTVQVRDQVAQSLYAYESLTDTPQPQYLAETLGEGARVGFDARMHTLAWYEQAKAVLEKAGIELVAVSENPVDKHWQQRPIPEAKQVMLFSDASAGKTSLEKRREIGVLVKKAGGDLALITALDSISWLLNIRGFDVPRLPVVLGSALLWQDGRMQLFVDTAKIPDGFHQHVGEGVTVAAEANLEAELKALGGKKLLADPASSNAWGQLIARDAGAKLLAVLDVAALPKAAKNDSELKGMRECHIRDGVAVSRFLAWLDAEVAGGRLYDEGELADKLESFRLEDPLYREPSFDTISAAGANAAMCHYNHNNGTPARLTMNSIYLVDSGAQYLDGTTDVTRTLAIGEVTDEHKKMVTLVLKGHIALDKARFPKGTTGQQLDAFARQYLWQHGFDYDHGTGHGVGHFLSVHEGPQRIAKNSNGVALLPGMVVSNEPGYYRADGFGIRIENLIVVRHCDALKGAERETYEFDALTLIPIDTRLIEKALLSAEEVSWLNDYHAKVYATLSPLMSGDELAWLKQATQAI, from the coding sequence ATGTCAGCCATCCCAACAACCGAAATTGCCAAGCGCCTCGATGCCATTCGCACCGAAATGGCCGCTTCGCGCCTCGATGCTTTTATCATTCCCCGCGCCGACGAATATTTGGGTGAGTATGTCCCCGAGCATAACGAGCGCCTGCTATGGGCCACCGGCTTTACCGGTTCGGCTGGCATGGCGATTGTGATGAAAGACACTGCCGCGATTTTTGTGGATGGCCGCTACACTGTGCAGGTGCGCGATCAGGTTGCCCAGAGCCTGTATGCCTATGAAAGCCTGACCGATACTCCGCAGCCACAGTATCTGGCCGAGACCTTGGGCGAAGGCGCCCGGGTGGGTTTCGATGCCCGCATGCATACCCTCGCCTGGTATGAGCAGGCCAAAGCCGTGCTGGAAAAAGCCGGTATCGAGCTTGTGGCCGTCAGCGAAAATCCAGTCGATAAACACTGGCAGCAACGCCCCATCCCCGAGGCCAAGCAAGTGATGCTGTTTTCCGATGCTTCTGCGGGTAAGACCAGCCTGGAGAAGCGCCGCGAAATAGGCGTGCTGGTGAAAAAGGCCGGCGGCGATCTCGCGCTTATCACAGCGCTCGACTCCATCAGCTGGCTTTTGAACATTCGCGGCTTCGACGTGCCCCGCTTGCCGGTGGTGCTGGGCTCGGCGCTCCTGTGGCAGGATGGCCGGATGCAGCTCTTTGTTGATACCGCCAAAATTCCGGATGGTTTCCATCAGCACGTGGGCGAAGGCGTTACAGTGGCCGCAGAGGCCAATCTTGAAGCCGAACTCAAGGCGCTGGGCGGTAAAAAATTATTGGCCGACCCGGCCAGCAGCAACGCCTGGGGCCAGTTGATTGCCCGCGACGCCGGTGCCAAGCTGCTTGCTGTACTCGATGTGGCTGCGCTGCCCAAGGCCGCCAAAAACGATTCTGAGCTTAAAGGCATGCGCGAATGCCATATTCGCGATGGCGTGGCCGTAAGCCGCTTCCTCGCCTGGCTCGACGCCGAAGTGGCTGGCGGTCGTCTGTATGATGAAGGCGAGCTTGCCGATAAGCTCGAAAGCTTCCGCCTCGAAGATCCACTCTACCGCGAGCCCAGTTTCGACACCATTTCCGCCGCTGGCGCCAACGCAGCCATGTGCCATTACAACCACAACAATGGCACCCCAGCCAGGCTCACCATGAACAGCATCTATCTGGTGGACTCAGGCGCCCAGTATCTGGACGGCACCACAGACGTGACCCGTACACTCGCCATTGGCGAAGTGACAGACGAGCACAAAAAGATGGTGACCCTGGTGCTCAAAGGCCATATCGCACTGGATAAGGCTCGCTTCCCCAAGGGCACCACCGGCCAACAGCTGGACGCCTTTGCCCGCCAGTATCTGTGGCAGCATGGCTTCGATTATGACCACGGCACCGGCCATGGTGTGGGCCATTTCCTCAGTGTGCACGAAGGGCCACAGCGCATCGCCAAAAACAGCAATGGCGTGGCCCTGCTGCCGGGCATGGTGGTCTCAAACGAGCCGGGTTACTACCGCGCCGATGGCTTTGGCATCCGTATCGAAAACCTGATTGTGGTGCGTCACTGTGACGCCCTTAAAGGTGCCGAGCGTGAAACCTATGAGTTTGATGCGCTGACGCTTATTCCTATCGACACCCGCCTTATCGAGAAGGCGCTGCTGAGCGCAGAGGAAGTCAGCTGGCTCAACGATTATCACGCGAAGGTGTACGCCACCCTGTCGCCGCTGATGTCCGGAGATGAGCTGGCCTGGCTTAAACAGGCCACCCAAGCAATCTGA
- a CDS encoding antibiotic biosynthesis monooxygenase family protein, whose protein sequence is MFAVIFKATARAQDSQYSAMAASLRQLAFEKFRCRDFIAVTEGEQEIAISYWDSEADIEAWKQESRHLMAQKLGQDKWYSDYTVEVVEIKRRYQSR, encoded by the coding sequence ATGTTTGCCGTGATCTTTAAAGCCACTGCCCGCGCCCAGGACAGCCAGTATTCCGCCATGGCGGCGAGCCTCAGGCAGCTGGCATTTGAGAAATTCCGTTGCCGCGACTTTATCGCGGTCACCGAAGGGGAGCAGGAAATTGCCATCTCCTACTGGGACAGCGAAGCAGACATCGAGGCCTGGAAGCAGGAGAGTCGGCACCTGATGGCACAAAAGCTGGGTCAGGATAAGTGGTACAGCGACTACACAGTGGAAGTGGTGGAAATTAAGCGCCGCTATCAATCCCGCTGA
- a CDS encoding ankyrin repeat domain-containing protein, with translation MSEGAMAANWFRYSLCLSAADGERARQQVNALTPMQALDLLGLSQWLDNHETLDDFKAFSNHLRLDISSDAGINFRLMRAAKALGVEFIKVHARCGALEASQDSFFFHGRRPQDAELASLLARYLPEDTLESLIREHRADELARLLTQGLNPNTPIGDEPLIFNAVLHRSLEIFTLLLRRGADREERDRQGQDLMAHLFALADKKLAPFIQALIDAGWDKARRLDDGGSILWHSFALDYELAGSLHRQGFPYLRPEAAYRDGNVEQQIKRAIRHHDKPVLERLLSTLVLNHDQLMVLAGICAQVDNLVGFKHLESLGLEFGGHGDDMVELLQGAASSGAFRLVAYLLLKSESLGLNIDDCCADLVEYLVADDRASRLISIITRRIQHFDHNRAIGTAIHHNALNNLSILLKANKPFRYRTPLLHDYLEELSPMAARMLLASGENPAETNFDGETVFEAMLRLRPKDDELHQVFHDALFELPVSEHIWLVIALGDTAAFERSWLRLRDKRIINHQGDTLLIHACRHGAREIVAFLVGKAQSLNHANHEGNTALAMAVISGNTDICRMLLDAGASTRDLLRVPRLKATGSHRSLEVLLGPLSRLRQEADALREPLRPQGRQALLSWAAYLGDVTLARLLVSHKARLNARDKDGATALYFAVANGHLALTEYLLAEGADPHSWFEGESLLHTACYRGHGELIPTLLSAGLSLDMPSEHDKDTPLHLAARMGAMHDEDLCPLLLDAGCDADALNREGQTPLMSAVLMLNHKGAASLLARSVDIGVLDKSGKSAFDHYEALGIPSPLIDINALKPRGFWYRLHKLTLGLGHVSLWYLLPGSVLMALIWYFAPDWLLYTGLGVFGWWLVSLIVGLKHRAQEEARRPNLLSPLGNFSRDEDEIRFMASWDDERQDLPLEPPRLQA, from the coding sequence GTGTCAGAGGGAGCCATGGCGGCCAATTGGTTCAGGTACAGCCTGTGTTTATCAGCAGCTGATGGCGAGCGCGCCAGGCAGCAGGTAAACGCGTTGACGCCAATGCAGGCTCTGGATCTGCTCGGGCTGTCCCAATGGCTCGACAATCATGAAACCCTCGACGATTTCAAAGCCTTCAGTAATCACCTCAGACTCGATATTTCCAGCGACGCCGGGATCAATTTCCGCCTGATGCGGGCCGCCAAAGCCCTGGGGGTGGAATTTATCAAGGTTCACGCCCGTTGCGGTGCCCTCGAAGCCAGTCAGGACAGTTTTTTCTTTCACGGCCGCCGGCCGCAGGATGCCGAACTTGCATCGCTGCTTGCGCGCTATCTACCTGAAGATACGCTGGAATCCCTTATACGCGAGCACAGGGCCGATGAGTTGGCGCGGCTGCTGACCCAGGGTCTGAATCCCAATACCCCCATTGGCGATGAGCCACTGATTTTCAACGCCGTTTTGCATCGCAGTCTGGAGATATTCACTCTACTGCTGCGCCGCGGCGCCGACCGGGAAGAGCGCGACCGTCAGGGACAGGATTTAATGGCCCACCTGTTTGCCCTGGCCGACAAAAAGCTGGCTCCCTTTATTCAGGCGTTAATCGATGCCGGCTGGGACAAGGCGCGGCGCCTGGACGATGGCGGCTCGATTTTATGGCACAGCTTTGCCCTCGACTATGAACTGGCGGGCAGCCTGCATCGTCAGGGTTTTCCCTATTTACGCCCGGAAGCGGCCTACCGCGACGGCAATGTTGAGCAGCAAATCAAGCGCGCCATCCGTCATCACGATAAACCCGTGCTGGAGCGACTGCTGTCGACGCTGGTGCTCAATCACGATCAGCTGATGGTGCTGGCGGGCATTTGTGCCCAGGTCGACAATCTGGTGGGCTTTAAACATCTGGAGTCGCTCGGACTGGAGTTTGGCGGCCATGGCGATGACATGGTGGAACTGCTGCAGGGTGCGGCGTCCAGTGGCGCTTTCCGGCTGGTGGCCTATTTGCTGCTCAAGTCAGAATCTCTGGGGCTGAATATCGATGATTGCTGCGCCGATCTGGTGGAATATCTGGTGGCAGACGACAGAGCGAGCCGGCTTATCTCCATCATCACCCGCCGCATCCAGCACTTCGACCACAACCGGGCGATTGGCACGGCAATTCATCACAACGCACTGAATAACCTATCGATTCTGCTGAAGGCTAATAAGCCGTTTCGCTACCGCACGCCGCTGCTGCACGACTATCTGGAAGAGTTAAGCCCCATGGCCGCGCGGATGCTGCTGGCCTCGGGAGAAAACCCCGCCGAAACCAATTTCGATGGCGAAACCGTATTTGAAGCCATGCTGCGGCTGCGTCCCAAGGATGACGAGCTGCATCAGGTCTTTCACGATGCGCTGTTTGAGCTGCCGGTGAGCGAGCATATCTGGCTGGTGATTGCCCTTGGCGACACCGCCGCGTTCGAGCGCAGCTGGCTAAGGCTCAGAGACAAACGCATCATCAATCATCAGGGCGATACCCTGCTGATTCACGCCTGTCGCCACGGCGCCCGCGAGATAGTCGCCTTTTTGGTGGGCAAGGCGCAAAGCCTCAACCACGCCAACCATGAGGGCAACACGGCACTGGCAATGGCGGTGATAAGCGGCAACACCGACATCTGCCGTATGCTGCTCGATGCCGGTGCCAGCACTCGCGATCTGCTCAGGGTGCCCAGGCTCAAGGCCACCGGCAGCCATCGCAGCCTCGAGGTGTTATTGGGCCCACTGAGCCGTTTACGTCAGGAAGCCGATGCACTGCGCGAGCCCTTAAGACCACAGGGACGTCAGGCGCTGCTGAGCTGGGCGGCCTATTTGGGGGATGTCACCCTGGCGCGGCTGTTGGTCAGCCACAAGGCCCGCCTCAATGCCCGCGACAAAGATGGCGCCACCGCGCTCTATTTTGCGGTGGCCAATGGCCATTTGGCCCTGACCGAATACCTGCTGGCGGAGGGCGCCGATCCACACAGCTGGTTTGAGGGAGAATCCTTACTGCACACCGCCTGTTATCGTGGCCATGGCGAACTCATCCCAACTCTGCTGTCGGCGGGCTTGTCGCTGGATATGCCGAGCGAGCATGACAAAGACACCCCGCTGCACCTCGCAGCCCGCATGGGTGCGATGCACGATGAGGATCTTTGCCCCTTGTTGCTGGATGCCGGTTGTGATGCCGACGCCCTCAACCGCGAAGGCCAGACGCCGCTGATGAGCGCGGTGCTGATGCTCAACCACAAGGGCGCTGCCTCGCTGCTGGCCCGCAGTGTGGATATTGGCGTGCTGGATAAAAGCGGCAAGAGCGCCTTCGACCACTATGAGGCCCTGGGGATCCCATCACCACTGATTGATATCAACGCCTTGAAACCAAGAGGTTTTTGGTATCGGCTGCATAAACTCACCCTCGGCCTTGGCCACGTGAGCCTCTGGTACCTGCTGCCGGGTTCTGTGCTGATGGCACTTATCTGGTATTTCGCCCCCGATTGGCTGCTGTACACCGGCCTTGGGGTGTTTGGCTGGTGGCTGGTGAGCCTGATAGTTGGCCTCAAACACAGGGCACAGGAAGAAGCACGACGGCCAAACCTGCTGTCGCCCCTTGGCAACTTCAGCCGCGACGAAGATGAAATTCGCTTTATGGCCAGCTGGGATGACGAGCGCCAGGATCTGCCGCTGGAGCCGCCCCGGCTGCAGGCATAA
- a CDS encoding MFS transporter, with the protein MPLNVWLLTLAQALAMSATPIMVLLGGLVGAKIAPSAELATAPIAMMIVGLAASVIPVGLIGRRYGRRRVFLLGSVLGAIAGLAAAAGVHQQNFALFCLGALFLGSAGAVVQQYRFAAMEAVSPELAPKAASRVLLGGLVAAFLGPELAVLGAELVQGSYAGAFLLLSCVSLAAGGVLLAYRNESQWQASGLASATEADRSLTELLGQSQLWVALGAAAIGYGMMSLIMTATPLHMHHMEHHSLVDTKWVIQSHIVAMYLPSLFSGVLIARFGHGNMMLAGLTAYGATIAMALSGSELLNYWTALVLLGIGWNFLFVSGTSLLPSCYRGGEKFRVQMFNDFSVFGFQAMASLGAGALLTGLGWQILLVACLPFIGVQLMLMAWWKLSKSRVLQGDNN; encoded by the coding sequence ATGCCGCTAAACGTTTGGCTGCTGACGCTGGCCCAGGCGCTGGCCATGAGCGCCACCCCTATTATGGTGCTGCTGGGGGGCCTGGTGGGTGCCAAAATCGCGCCTTCAGCGGAGCTTGCCACCGCGCCCATCGCCATGATGATTGTGGGGCTGGCGGCGTCGGTTATCCCGGTGGGGCTGATTGGTCGCAGGTATGGTCGCAGGCGGGTGTTTCTGCTCGGCAGTGTGCTCGGCGCGATTGCCGGGCTTGCCGCCGCGGCCGGGGTACATCAGCAGAATTTTGCGCTCTTTTGTTTAGGGGCGCTGTTTTTGGGGTCGGCAGGGGCAGTGGTGCAGCAATACCGTTTTGCCGCCATGGAGGCGGTGTCACCTGAGCTTGCGCCCAAAGCGGCATCGCGGGTGCTGCTTGGTGGTCTGGTGGCGGCCTTCCTCGGGCCTGAGCTTGCGGTGCTGGGGGCCGAGTTGGTGCAAGGCTCCTATGCCGGAGCCTTCCTCTTATTGTCCTGTGTGTCGCTGGCAGCAGGGGGCGTGCTGCTTGCCTACCGTAATGAATCCCAGTGGCAAGCCAGCGGCCTGGCGTCTGCCACCGAGGCAGATCGCAGTTTGACTGAGCTGCTTGGGCAGAGCCAGTTATGGGTGGCCCTCGGAGCGGCCGCGATAGGCTACGGCATGATGAGCCTTATTATGACCGCCACGCCGCTGCATATGCATCATATGGAACACCACTCGCTGGTAGACACCAAGTGGGTTATCCAAAGCCATATCGTGGCCATGTATCTGCCGTCGCTGTTCAGTGGCGTGCTGATTGCCCGTTTCGGCCACGGCAATATGATGTTGGCGGGACTGACGGCCTACGGCGCAACTATCGCCATGGCATTGTCGGGCAGTGAGCTGCTGAACTACTGGACGGCGCTTGTACTGCTCGGTATTGGCTGGAATTTCCTATTCGTTTCCGGCACCTCGCTGCTGCCGTCCTGTTATCGCGGCGGCGAGAAATTCAGGGTGCAGATGTTTAACGACTTCTCGGTATTCGGTTTTCAGGCGATGGCATCGCTGGGGGCCGGGGCGCTGCTGACCGGCCTTGGCTGGCAGATATTGCTGGTGGCCTGTCTGCCCTTCATTGGGGTGCAGTTGATGTTGATGGCTTGGTGGAAACTCAGTAAAAGCAGGGTGTTACAGGGTGATAACAATTGA